In Clostridia bacterium, one DNA window encodes the following:
- a CDS encoding 2-oxoacid:ferredoxin oxidoreductase subunit beta, with protein sequence MSQLAVKTHLREERLRHIWCPGCGNGIVMGAIARAIDKLGLNPDQTAIVSGIGCSSRASGYMDFDTLHTTHGRAIPFATGLKLARPELNVIVITGDGDAAAIGGNHLIHAARRNIDITVVCFNNNIYGMTSGQYSPLTPRGMKATTAPYGTIDRSFDLCRLVGAAGASYVARGTAYHVRQLINLIANAIAKKGFSFVEAVSQCPTYYGRRNHLGSAVDMLRWQKEHAVPVKAAANMTPEELEDKIVIGELQNLSGQPEYVSEYYRLVREVQHQHAALR encoded by the coding sequence ATGTCCCAGCTGGCGGTTAAGACCCATTTACGAGAAGAAAGACTACGCCATATCTGGTGTCCAGGCTGTGGCAACGGCATAGTCATGGGAGCAATAGCCCGGGCTATTGATAAGCTGGGCCTGAATCCGGACCAGACTGCCATCGTTTCCGGAATTGGTTGCTCATCTCGGGCGAGCGGCTACATGGATTTCGATACCTTGCACACTACCCATGGGCGGGCTATTCCCTTTGCTACCGGGTTAAAGCTGGCCCGCCCCGAGCTCAACGTAATCGTCATCACCGGCGACGGAGATGCGGCAGCTATTGGCGGCAACCACCTCATCCATGCCGCTCGCCGCAACATAGACATTACCGTGGTGTGTTTTAACAACAACATCTACGGTATGACCAGCGGGCAGTATTCGCCCTTGACCCCGCGGGGGATGAAGGCGACTACCGCTCCTTATGGCACCATTGACCGGAGCTTTGACCTATGCCGGCTGGTCGGTGCCGCTGGGGCCAGCTACGTGGCCCGAGGTACCGCTTATCATGTCCGGCAGCTAATCAACCTAATTGCCAATGCCATTGCTAAAAAGGGGTTTAGTTTTGTAGAAGCAGTGAGCCAATGCCCGACCTACTACGGGCGGCGCAATCACCTGGGATCGGCCGTAGACATGCTGCGCTGGCAAAAGGAGCACGCGGTTCCAGTCAAGGCGGCTGCCAACATGACCCCAGAGGAGCTAGAGGACAAAATCGTTATTGGGGAATTGCAGAACCTTTCTGGGCAGCCAGAGTACGTGAGCGAGTACTACCGGCTGGTAAGAGAAGTGCAGCACCAGCATGCGGCTCTTAGATAG
- a CDS encoding 2-oxoacid:acceptor oxidoreductase family protein — MHMEIRLAGEGGQGVILASIVLAEAAIADDFNAVQTQSYGPEARGGASKSEVIIADGDIEYPKVVSPDVLLVLNQVSYDKYHSALKPGGILIVDSTYVTPDPQAEADHQVYQVPITETAREKCGKTVVANMVALGVLGGITGIVSREALMEAALARVPKGTEELNRQALEWGLALAEEAKGCNGAGVGLAKRVLAEAETAQV, encoded by the coding sequence ATGCATATGGAGATACGTTTGGCAGGGGAAGGCGGACAAGGAGTAATCCTAGCCAGCATTGTGTTGGCGGAGGCTGCCATTGCTGATGACTTCAACGCGGTTCAGACCCAATCCTATGGGCCGGAAGCCCGCGGCGGAGCCAGCAAGTCGGAAGTTATCATTGCTGATGGCGATATTGAATACCCCAAGGTGGTTTCGCCTGACGTGTTGCTGGTCCTAAACCAGGTATCATATGATAAGTATCATTCTGCCCTCAAGCCTGGCGGCATACTGATAGTTGACTCCACTTATGTCACTCCCGATCCACAAGCGGAGGCGGACCACCAGGTTTACCAAGTGCCGATTACAGAGACGGCTAGAGAGAAATGCGGCAAGACCGTAGTAGCCAACATGGTAGCCTTGGGAGTGCTGGGCGGCATCACCGGGATTGTCTCCCGGGAAGCCTTAATGGAGGCCGCCTTAGCTCGGGTGCCTAAGGGTACCGAGGAGCTCAATCGCCAGGCTTTAGAGTGGGGCTTGGCTCTGGCCGAGGAGGCCAAGGGCTGCAATGGTGCCGGCGTGGGTCTGGCCAAACGAGTCTTGGCTGAGGCAGAGACCGCCCAGGTCTGA